Below is a window of Gemmatimonas sp. UBA7669 DNA.
ACCGGTTTTTCAGCACCCTGTTAGAGCGAGAGTTCGATCCCGTGGTACACGGCGCGACGATTCGGCTCGTCCAATCCTGAGCGAAGGTCCAGCAGATTCACCGACACGGTGCTGTTGCCGTCGGGCCGACATCCGAAAACCGACGCGGCGGCTTCGACCATCAGCCGTTCTCCCGTCGACCAATCCGCCCGCGCGAGCAGCCGTGGAAAATCAATACCGCCGCCGTTCGGGAGGTACGGGACTACCCAATGATCCCCGCGGCGCTGAAAGACCGGTGAGCGGGTCAGGAGGAAAAGTGCTGCGCGATATTGCGGGCCGCGCGCGGCGGCCACCTGCAGTGGCGTCATCGTGTACTCCAGCGAGCGTGGTTGCTGCCACACGGCGAATCCGTCCGGCAAGATCACGGTATGGGTGGCGCAGCACCGGGCCAACCTACGCGGTTACGCCGTGCGAGCAGCAGCTACCAGGCGCCGTTAAGTCCGACTCGCAGACTGCTCATGCGCCGCAATCGCGGACGCCAGCTCCGGATGCTTGGCGACCAAGAGGCGAAGCAGCTGCAACGCGCGCGTTCCATCGGTCAGCATCACCGCAGTGAGCGGATCTGCGCATCGCGTGGCCTCCATGGCCGCCCGGCGAGCTCCGGCTTCTGCCATCGTGCCCGACTGATATTTGGTGTAGCGATAGGTGACATCACGATCCTTATGACCCAGCGCCTGACGAACATCTTCGATCGATGCCCCAGCGCGGATCCAGCCGACTGCCGCGTCGTGCCGGAAGTCATGAATGCGATGCCCGCGAACGTTTGGCCGCGCCGTGAGGCCTGTGCGCACGCTGTTCCATGCCTTCGAGAACGTGGACTTCTTGAGCAGCGGTTGCTCGTCTCCCCACGCCGGAGCGGAGGCATCGGTACGCCATCCACGTGCTTCGGCGATCTTTTTCCACTCCAGCATCGCGAGCGTCAGTGGCGGCGGCGACGTGAGCCGGCGCTTGTGGTTTGGTCCCAGCTCCGAGTGGCCTTCAAGAAGGACGACAGGCTCGACTTCCAACAGCAGCCACTGATCCCACTTCATACGCAGCATTTCCGAAAGACGGGCCCCCGTCCAATAGAGCACGATGAGCATGTACTTGAACATCACCCAGTCGCGCTGGGTCAGCGCAGGGCTGTGCGGCGTCGGCCGCATGGCTTGCTCGTCACAGTAAGCGAGGCACGCCTCGAAGTCGCCCGGCTCCAACAGGTGCTCGTTCGAGTCGCCTTCGTTCTCGATGACACTGTCGGGCTCATTCAGCCCAACGAACCACTTGGCGTAACGTCGCATTCC
It encodes the following:
- a CDS encoding tyrosine-type recombinase/integrase; this translates as MGCYERDGAYYITCNPRTKAWPRLALRTAATTPEEAQVLHALLHDEIIAGRRLDLAMALKHGDITIERLAALVGENLKHVHSLTVKGLGLPTRALPRADGVGPLTFGDLVATFGEERRTTNRNNPRKKSRRLSDDTVARYLHSYVCYARFLGDGDEDAGKLQPADILWDEHKLTQYGAARRDPAKAPKLGHVQRQDKVVSGSTVNRDLRALGALRAFGMRRYAKWFVGLNEPDSVIENEGDSNEHLLEPGDFEACLAYCDEQAMRPTPHSPALTQRDWVMFKYMLIVLYWTGARLSEMLRMKWDQWLLLEVEPVVLLEGHSELGPNHKRRLTSPPPLTLAMLEWKKIAEARGWRTDASAPAWGDEQPLLKKSTFSKAWNSVRTGLTARPNVRGHRIHDFRHDAAVGWIRAGASIEDVRQALGHKDRDVTYRYTKYQSGTMAEAGARRAAMEATRCADPLTAVMLTDGTRALQLLRLLVAKHPELASAIAAHEQSASRT